Genomic DNA from Methanosarcina sp. MTP4:
CAAAGTAGGCGTACTCAGCTTCGTCCTTCATCTTTGCCCGGATATCATCCGGAATCCATTTGTCCCTGTCCTTGCGGTAGTTTGCCCAGATGTTCCGTTCTTTCAGGAGGCTGGCTGCCATGATCTCGAAGGGGGGGAAGGTCATTTTCTCTTCTTCATCAACCAGTTTCCCGCGCATGGTCATCCAGGCGTGTTCGATTGGCATGTCAAGCTCACAACGGGCGTCGCACATCTGGCAGGTGGTGCAGGCAAGGAAGGTGTTTGTCTGCCGCTGGTCAAGCTTTTCCCGGCCTGCCAGGTATTCCTTGATAAAGAACCATTTTCCCCGGGGCGATTGGGACTCCCAGCCCCGGCCGTAGTACTGGTCGCATTCACTCACACAGTAGCCGCACTGGGAACAGGAGTAGGCAAGTTCCGCAACCTCTGCAGGGATTTCCTTTTCTTCTTTGAAGGTGGTCTTCCCTATCCCGGACATGTTCCCAACTATCCGGCCCAGAGGCTCGAACGAAGCTCCCATGGAAACGGCAGTGTTAAGGAGACCCTTTCCTTCCAGAGTTTCGGGGTTCATTATCCCGTTAGGGTCGAATTCTTTCCTGAGGGCTTCGATTTCGGCAAGCCTGTCCCCGAAGACGTCCTTTTTCTTTGAGGCAAAAAAAAGCCCCGAGGAATAAACCCTGCCCCCGTTTTCTTCCGCGATCTTTAGGATACTCAGGGAAAGGGCAAAAGCCGTGTTAAAGAGGACCGAGCGTTCCGAATGGGGTATAAAGCAGAGGAGCACCACATTTCCGTCCCCTATGACCATACCTTCGGTAAGCACCTGGAGTTTGATTCTCTTTTTGATTTCTTCAAAGACCCTGTCCATCTTATCGAGCGGCACCAGAATCTCTGCCGGGATGAATGAAGGGCCAAGCCTCTTCACCTTCATGGACTTGAACCACTCTTCGGTCTCGTGTTTTGAGATTTCTTCCGGAAGGGCCGTGCCTCCCGCATTTTCGATTGCTTCTGTGAGGCCTGAGACATCCCTTGATGCAGGGTACATGAAAGTGCAGACGTAAGCCTTTGGGAGCACGGGCCTGTCTTTGTCCACGACTTCCCCGTAATGGAGTTTTCTGGGCGCTTTGTTCTTCATGTCTGCCCATTCCGGGTTCAGGAAGGAAATTGACCAGAGCGGAACTTTCTTCTCCCTTATGGTCTCGACGGCTTTCCTGAGGGCTGCAGCGTTCGGAAAACTGGCTGAAACTGCGTTTCTTTCTTCCTGTTTCTGGACTTTCAGGGTGACTTCCGTAATTATACCTGTCGTCCCCATGGTCCCTATGAGTTTGCTTAGTTCGGGGCCTGAAAATTCCTTCATTTTTCCGTTCGGGAGGACTATCCGGACGTTTTCCATGCTCTCGTGTCCCCATCCAAACTCATAACTTCCGTAGCCTGCTCCGCTCTGCATGAGCCAGCCCCCGACGGTTGAAGAAGGGGCGCTTGACGGTATGGCTCTGAGGGAAAGCCCTTTTTCGTTTAGCTTTCTCTCAAGTTTTTCCCAGATGATCCCGCTCTGCACAACGGCTGTCTCTGTTTCCGGGTC
This window encodes:
- a CDS encoding FAD-binding and (Fe-S)-binding domain-containing protein, which gives rise to MTDRVPELSAAQKTELSEIFGKHVNLDKRERHYYNHDIGALPPLVKKVIGNTDPAAVVKVRSEGDSVKLLEFANRHRIPVVPRAGASSGYGGVIPTKGGIVADVTLLNGVLSIDPETETAVVQSGIIWEKLERKLNEKGLSLRAIPSSAPSSTVGGWLMQSGAGYGSYEFGWGHESMENVRIVLPNGKMKEFSGPELSKLIGTMGTTGIITEVTLKVQKQEERNAVSASFPNAAALRKAVETIREKKVPLWSISFLNPEWADMKNKAPRKLHYGEVVDKDRPVLPKAYVCTFMYPASRDVSGLTEAIENAGGTALPEEISKHETEEWFKSMKVKRLGPSFIPAEILVPLDKMDRVFEEIKKRIKLQVLTEGMVIGDGNVVLLCFIPHSERSVLFNTAFALSLSILKIAEENGGRVYSSGLFFASKKKDVFGDRLAEIEALRKEFDPNGIMNPETLEGKGLLNTAVSMGASFEPLGRIVGNMSGIGKTTFKEEKEIPAEVAELAYSCSQCGYCVSECDQYYGRGWESQSPRGKWFFIKEYLAGREKLDQRQTNTFLACTTCQMCDARCELDMPIEHAWMTMRGKLVDEEEKMTFPPFEIMAASLLKERNIWANYRKDRDKWIPDDIRAKMKDEAEYAYFAGCTASFVEKDVAVGAVRMLDDAGVEFTGLFDREACCGIPMLVAGKWDVFEKIMRMNVYNMKKRGVKTVITSCPACWLMWHTVYPQWAEKLGIEYVLETKHYSEVLVERLDVLKTQFQNPVIKVSVTPLHKIYN